From Mycoplasmopsis gallinacea, the proteins below share one genomic window:
- the mgtE gene encoding magnesium transporter, translating into MADFDKDKQVLDEQEYSIDFLQAKIKQLVDNKSIRLLREFFEEYPIADLAQALESLDLKIQLFCFRTLKTDIAAEVFSYLEDDAKTKLVHSFTEEWGMEIIQELQSDELADLLEDLPVNLTRKILAEATQEKREKVNSILTYSDDQVGSIMSVDISILKSNWTCKKALRQIKRDYKKNAEMSHSFYITDEKGIFLGSITLEELVFNNDEDDLLEDLYTVVATVHPYDDKEDAAQIFSEHDRSTLPVVSKDNFLIGMITSDDVIDVIQEEATEDMYKLAGINPEGSEEGYLKTSVLKIVKSRVFWLIILMISATISQYIIQKFTDLSENMIAMFNAGISTAVIVSLIPIISGSAGNAGSQSSTTITRASALGEIEDKDLKRVIGKEIAVGAVIGVILFIVNVIRLFIYFAIFKDNTQWVPIIFVILASSLSLFLVVILSKFLGTIIPILAIKFKKDPAVMSAPILATLSDAVSTLIFFGINILFLYIGSKSGVFHQAIAPIS; encoded by the coding sequence ATGGCTGATTTTGACAAAGATAAACAAGTTTTAGATGAGCAAGAATATTCAATTGATTTCTTGCAAGCTAAAATTAAACAACTTGTTGATAATAAATCAATCCGTTTACTTAGAGAATTTTTCGAAGAATACCCTATTGCTGATTTAGCTCAAGCCCTTGAAAGTCTTGATTTAAAAATTCAGCTTTTTTGCTTTAGAACCTTAAAAACTGATATTGCAGCCGAAGTGTTTTCATACCTTGAAGATGATGCTAAAACTAAGTTAGTGCACTCATTTACCGAAGAATGAGGGATGGAAATTATTCAAGAACTTCAATCTGATGAACTTGCTGATTTGCTTGAAGATCTTCCAGTGAATTTAACTAGAAAGATTTTAGCTGAAGCAACCCAGGAAAAAAGAGAAAAAGTTAATAGCATCCTAACTTATTCAGATGATCAAGTAGGAAGCATTATGAGCGTGGATATTTCCATTCTTAAGTCTAATTGAACTTGTAAAAAAGCACTTAGACAAATCAAGCGTGATTATAAGAAAAATGCTGAAATGAGCCACAGCTTCTACATCACTGATGAAAAAGGAATTTTCTTAGGTTCAATTACGCTTGAAGAACTTGTGTTTAACAATGATGAAGATGATCTTTTAGAAGATCTTTATACAGTAGTTGCTACTGTGCACCCTTATGACGATAAAGAAGATGCAGCGCAAATCTTCTCTGAACATGACCGTTCAACCTTACCAGTTGTTTCAAAAGATAACTTTTTAATTGGGATGATTACTTCCGATGATGTTATTGACGTTATTCAAGAAGAAGCTACTGAAGATATGTATAAACTTGCTGGGATTAACCCAGAAGGTTCAGAAGAAGGATACTTAAAAACTTCAGTTTTAAAAATTGTTAAATCCAGAGTTTTCTGATTAATTATTTTGATGATTTCAGCTACAATTAGCCAGTATATCATCCAAAAATTCACCGATTTAAGTGAAAATATGATCGCAATGTTTAATGCTGGAATTTCTACTGCAGTTATTGTTTCGTTAATCCCAATTATTAGCGGTAGTGCTGGTAATGCCGGTTCACAATCTTCAACCACAATTACCCGGGCTAGTGCGCTAGGTGAAATTGAAGATAAAGACCTTAAACGTGTTATTGGTAAAGAAATTGCAGTTGGAGCAGTCATTGGAGTTATTTTATTTATCGTGAATGTCATTCGGCTATTTATCTATTTTGCGATTTTTAAAGATAATACTCAATGAGTTCCAATTATTTTCGTAATTTTAGCTAGCTCACTTTCATTATTTTTAGTTGTTATTTTATCTAAGTTTTTAGGTACAATTATCCCAATTTTAGCTATCAAATTTAAAAAAGATCCTGCAGTTATGTCTGCGCCAATTCTTGCCACTCTTTCAGATGCAGTTTCAACTTTAATTTTCTTTGGAATAAACATTTTATTCTTATATATTGGGTCTAAATCCGGAGTTTTCCATCAGGCAATAGCACCAATATCATAG
- a CDS encoding DegV family protein, translating into MKTLGIIIDSFSGITQKEAQKQGFYFLPLQIEINGKVYEDGIDSTENLLEKLLTANTFLTSLPRLDRIETSITEASEKFDEVIYLGINENLSSASRYAKTIAQNFKNVHIFDNHLVGSQITKVANFALEHFKKHQNIDQLLSEMNQINQESLTFLVPTNLNYMIKGGRLTGVKKFIMTKIAMIPVLEYKENGTVSPVALKRTFAGALQKITEKLVKIKDSFDISLICGIDQKNNDTVNKIVQENDIKLDTVQKTPMTIAIHTGPEAVALIAMPKLALK; encoded by the coding sequence ATGAAAACATTAGGTATAATAATTGACTCTTTTAGTGGAATTACACAAAAAGAAGCACAAAAACAAGGTTTTTATTTCTTACCTTTACAAATTGAAATTAATGGAAAAGTTTATGAAGATGGCATTGATTCAACTGAAAATCTTTTAGAAAAATTACTTACAGCTAATACTTTCTTAACTTCACTTCCAAGACTTGATCGAATTGAAACTTCAATTACTGAAGCTTCAGAAAAATTTGATGAGGTAATTTACCTTGGGATTAATGAAAATCTTTCTTCAGCTTCAAGATATGCTAAAACCATTGCTCAAAACTTTAAAAATGTTCATATTTTTGATAACCATTTAGTTGGAAGTCAAATTACAAAAGTTGCAAATTTTGCACTTGAACATTTCAAAAAGCACCAAAATATTGATCAATTACTTAGCGAAATGAACCAAATTAATCAAGAATCATTAACTTTCCTTGTCCCAACTAATTTAAATTACATGATTAAAGGTGGGCGTTTAACAGGTGTTAAAAAATTCATTATGACTAAAATTGCAATGATTCCAGTTCTTGAGTACAAAGAAAATGGTACCGTATCACCGGTAGCTCTTAAAAGAACATTTGCAGGTGCGCTCCAAAAAATCACTGAAAAATTAGTGAAAATTAAGGATTCTTTTGACATTTCCCTTATTTGCGGAATTGATCAAAAAAATAATGATACAGTCAATAAAATAGTGCAAGAAAACGATATTAAGCTTGATACTGTTCAAAAAACACCAATGACAATTGCAATTCATACTGGACCTGAAGCTGTTGCTTTAATTGCAATGCCAAAACTTGCATTAAAATAA
- a CDS encoding deoxynucleoside kinase: MLIGISGMISSGKSTLSKKLAHHFKENSILLDEFMEDDDVFNQMLNWFYERKENLDLAFQAYVVSKHIACVSDTVKLFNEKKLKEDSDFIFLDRFSAEHYVFAKVNLSHLPKKVIRSYDALFNNLVSEHDVPEFAIFLDVSFENFKKRIFERGREVEINNWEKNKDYFQVLYNTYKKTFIKIATKYNIKYEIIDTNILNEEQVFEKALELLDAYKKGRNSAK; the protein is encoded by the coding sequence ATGCTGATCGGAATATCTGGAATGATAAGTAGTGGAAAAAGTACACTATCCAAAAAACTTGCGCATCATTTTAAAGAAAATTCAATTTTATTAGATGAATTTATGGAAGATGATGATGTCTTTAATCAAATGCTTAACTGATTTTATGAAAGAAAAGAAAATTTGGACTTAGCATTCCAAGCTTATGTCGTTTCAAAGCATATTGCTTGTGTTAGTGATACTGTAAAACTTTTTAATGAAAAGAAATTAAAAGAAGATAGCGACTTTATCTTCTTAGATCGTTTTAGTGCAGAGCATTACGTTTTTGCCAAAGTAAATTTAAGCCATTTGCCTAAAAAAGTTATTCGCTCTTACGATGCTCTTTTTAACAATTTAGTAAGCGAGCATGATGTGCCTGAATTCGCAATCTTTTTAGATGTTTCTTTTGAAAATTTTAAAAAGAGGATTTTTGAAAGAGGAAGAGAAGTTGAAATTAACAACTGAGAAAAAAACAAAGATTACTTCCAAGTCCTTTATAATACTTACAAAAAAACATTCATTAAAATTGCTACTAAATACAACATTAAATACGAAATTATCGATACAAACATTTTAAACGAAGAGCAGGTTTTTGAGAAAGCTTTAGAGCTTCTTGATGCTTACAAAAAAGGGAGAAATAGTGCAAAGTAA
- a CDS encoding BC85_0335 family putative methyltransferase, which produces MNILLETANEIVGTSSNNISPATRNALIISAVVALVLAVVIFIVTRVAVYKINKKYADKAKAEAMIQIESLRNDVGLLPFELKEFFKSKAKDLDVEALINTVYRNSYKDVLIIAQNDPFVYAALAQKTKQDVYFINPDLDLATIDKAKEQFPSEFPHSFKEYKDEAIDFLVITNTEKDINELFDKYYSKLKPNGMIAAKIDLFANHEIKSLKNHLYISDIRWEISHLDSKFLFIVKSETIENKIK; this is translated from the coding sequence ATGAATATTCTATTAGAAACAGCTAATGAAATAGTAGGAACTTCTTCAAACAACATTTCGCCAGCTACCAGAAATGCTTTAATAATTAGTGCAGTAGTTGCTTTGGTATTAGCTGTTGTCATTTTCATAGTTACCAGAGTTGCAGTGTATAAAATTAATAAAAAATATGCTGATAAAGCTAAAGCTGAAGCAATGATTCAAATTGAATCATTAAGAAACGATGTTGGACTTCTGCCTTTTGAACTTAAAGAATTTTTTAAGTCAAAAGCAAAAGATTTAGATGTTGAAGCTTTAATTAACACAGTTTATCGTAATTCATATAAAGATGTTTTAATCATTGCGCAAAATGATCCATTTGTTTATGCTGCGTTAGCTCAAAAAACTAAGCAAGATGTGTATTTTATTAATCCAGATTTAGATTTAGCTACTATTGATAAAGCTAAAGAGCAATTTCCAAGTGAATTTCCACATTCATTTAAAGAATATAAAGATGAAGCGATTGATTTTTTAGTAATTACAAATACTGAAAAAGATATTAACGAATTATTTGATAAGTATTACTCAAAATTAAAGCCTAACGGAATGATTGCTGCTAAAATTGACCTTTTTGCTAACCATGAAATTAAGTCGCTTAAAAACCATCTTTACATTTCAGATATCAGATGAGAGATTTCACATTTAGATAGTAAATTTTTATTTATTGTTAAAAGTGAAACAATTGAAAATAAAATAAAGTAA
- a CDS encoding deoxynucleoside kinase, with amino-acid sequence MKIAISGMISSGKSTLVNHLASHFKKIAPSDSLKEFKEDDEVFNNLLKWHLEHIPNVTLAFETYVLDSHISELEIKEANLKGKYEQYYIFLDRFSVEHIIFSQIAFEPNSRQWKAYQKIANSLINANNIPDFVIFLDLDFQTFKKRIFARNREAEIANWETNEAYYKKLHSNYKDNFISLCNQYQVRYEIIDTNELNEEEVLKKAIALIDAFELKK; translated from the coding sequence ATGAAAATAGCAATTAGCGGAATGATTTCTTCAGGAAAAAGCACATTAGTTAATCATTTAGCATCTCATTTCAAAAAAATAGCTCCTTCAGATTCTTTAAAAGAATTTAAAGAAGATGATGAAGTTTTTAACAATCTTTTAAAATGACATCTAGAACATATTCCTAACGTGACATTAGCTTTTGAAACTTACGTTTTAGATTCACATATTAGTGAATTAGAAATTAAAGAAGCGAACTTAAAAGGTAAATATGAACAGTATTATATCTTTTTGGATCGCTTTTCAGTAGAACATATTATATTTAGTCAAATTGCGTTTGAGCCTAATTCTAGGCAATGAAAAGCTTATCAAAAGATAGCTAATAGTTTAATTAATGCTAACAATATTCCTGACTTTGTAATCTTTTTAGATTTAGATTTTCAAACCTTTAAAAAGCGGATTTTTGCTCGAAATCGGGAAGCTGAAATAGCTAATTGAGAAACTAATGAAGCTTATTACAAAAAGCTTCATAGCAACTATAAAGATAACTTTATTTCTTTATGTAACCAGTATCAAGTGCGCTATGAAATTATTGATACTAATGAACTTAATGAAGAAGAGGTTTTAAAAAAGGCAATTGCGCTCATTGATGCTTTTGAGCTTAAAAAATAG
- the pgsA gene encoding CDP-diacylglycerol--glycerol-3-phosphate 3-phosphatidyltransferase, protein MRFLKELNLPNKLTLLRIALFIPMIFLMIANIYILRTSDGFWWSYMKGVENSNVNFDALITTYSLNGLYTKIGAIDIVILLFFIGAMVTDFLDGYLARKNNQVTEFGKLWDPLADKIITTLTLIYFAVMNYVPFWIVLIFVIRDLIVDGSRVTMAKNNISVEASLWGKLKTLIMTAGIIIVFIYQLVFSFNIEKITYFHKNAQSWAPFIVSIPLLVAAGFSVFSGFLYVRKIWPIIRESK, encoded by the coding sequence ATGAGATTTCTCAAAGAATTAAATCTACCAAATAAATTAACCTTGCTTAGAATTGCTCTTTTTATACCAATGATTTTTTTAATGATTGCAAATATTTATATCTTGAGAACATCAGATGGATTTTGATGGTCATATATGAAAGGTGTAGAAAATTCTAACGTTAATTTTGATGCATTAATAACTACATATTCATTAAATGGTTTATACACAAAAATAGGTGCAATTGATATTGTTATTCTTCTTTTCTTTATTGGTGCAATGGTAACTGATTTTCTTGATGGGTATTTAGCAAGAAAAAACAATCAAGTAACTGAATTTGGTAAATTATGAGATCCACTTGCGGATAAAATTATTACAACCTTAACACTTATTTATTTTGCAGTAATGAACTACGTTCCTTTTTGAATAGTTTTAATTTTTGTAATTAGAGATTTAATTGTTGATGGTTCAAGAGTTACAATGGCTAAAAATAACATCAGCGTTGAAGCTTCACTTTGAGGTAAATTAAAAACATTAATTATGACTGCTGGAATTATTATTGTTTTCATTTATCAACTTGTTTTCTCATTTAATATTGAAAAAATTACATACTTTCACAAAAATGCACAAAGCTGAGCTCCTTTTATAGTTTCGATTCCTTTATTAGTTGCTGCTGGTTTTAGCGTCTTTTCTGGATTTTTATACGTAAGAAAAATTTGACCTATTATTAGAGAATCAAAATAA
- a CDS encoding RDD family protein, with protein sequence MYENAPFWKRFLSNFLDFVIVFSFSALIVFFATSSDKESFTPNFYNIKLPILLIILLISAYYLLTPIITKGKTLMMLVFRIKIIDNSNKKFKVLSFLKRNIVGCYVWILIFLISVIFFSPLQLSEMGNIKESDNTLSILNVFKNVIGYFISIWFVIMAVNYIIIIKNSKRNGVSEVISGTRVVNWKIVQESKKIQDIPIYPFYKKYRNIVYYQVDKF encoded by the coding sequence ATGTACGAAAACGCTCCTTTTTGAAAAAGATTTTTATCTAACTTTTTAGATTTCGTGATTGTTTTTTCTTTTTCAGCTCTAATTGTCTTTTTTGCAACTAGCTCTGACAAAGAAAGTTTTACACCAAATTTTTATAATATTAAGCTACCAATTTTATTAATTATTTTACTTATTAGTGCTTATTATTTACTAACACCAATAATCACTAAAGGAAAAACATTAATGATGCTTGTTTTTCGCATTAAAATAATCGATAACTCTAATAAAAAATTTAAAGTTCTATCATTTTTAAAACGTAACATCGTTGGTTGTTATGTTTGAATTTTGATCTTCTTAATTAGTGTTATCTTTTTTAGCCCCTTACAATTATCAGAAATGGGAAATATTAAAGAAAGCGACAACACTTTAAGCATCCTGAATGTTTTCAAAAATGTAATTGGATACTTTATCTCAATTTGATTTGTGATTATGGCAGTGAATTACATCATCATTATTAAAAATTCAAAGCGAAATGGGGTTAGTGAAGTTATAAGCGGAACTAGAGTTGTTAATTGAAAAATAGTGCAAGAGAGTAAAAAAATTCAAGATATTCCAATTTATCCATTTTATAAAAAATACCGCAACATTGTTTATTATCAAGTTGA
- a CDS encoding deoxynucleoside kinase has protein sequence MIVAVSGMISSGKSTLVKQLAQKCGVNNLILDEYDAKDFVFENLLNWFLQHKPNVGLSFDIYVIDSHVERVHQIRKKMVKNNLENSFIFLDRFPLEHCIFAFVDFGYMQDKKYLQVYKAGLNELITPESLPDFVIYLDMDFETFKKRLFKRNRPAEVNNWSKNITYWEKLHSIYKKEFIKMCEEFNVQYQIIDTNGKSEEDVFLQAQKIINDVKNQRGKNENSN, from the coding sequence ATGATTGTAGCAGTTAGTGGAATGATATCTTCAGGAAAAAGTACTTTAGTGAAGCAATTGGCTCAAAAATGTGGTGTAAACAACTTAATTTTAGATGAGTATGATGCAAAAGATTTTGTTTTTGAAAACCTTTTAAATTGATTTTTACAACACAAACCTAATGTTGGATTAAGTTTTGATATTTATGTTATTGATAGCCATGTAGAACGGGTACATCAAATCCGTAAAAAAATGGTTAAAAATAATCTTGAAAATAGTTTTATTTTCCTTGATCGCTTTCCACTTGAACATTGCATTTTTGCTTTTGTGGATTTTGGTTATATGCAAGATAAAAAATACTTGCAAGTGTATAAAGCAGGTCTAAATGAATTAATTACTCCTGAATCTTTACCTGATTTTGTGATTTATTTAGATATGGATTTTGAGACCTTTAAAAAACGTCTTTTTAAAAGAAATCGACCAGCAGAAGTAAATAATTGAAGCAAGAACATTACTTACTGAGAAAAGCTTCATAGCATTTACAAAAAAGAGTTTATTAAAATGTGTGAGGAATTTAACGTTCAGTACCAAATTATAGATACAAACGGTAAAAGTGAAGAAGATGTTTTCTTGCAAGCGCAAAAAATAATTAATGATGTAAAAAATCAAAGAGGTAAAAATGAAAATAGCAATTAG
- a CDS encoding MHJ_0274 family protein, with amino-acid sequence MNLGLDNAVIWIILGVFLALLIGFFIYSFIKEKIQRKKIKEAAELLKNEGEVFHREIVIKVNQLIRLNQEQLDNFEVSIGKYKMSDITLSAHNILKNYAASDSFKTYITNEPKYKDFLINYVALKDNKSNLWANKQANEIKYFEKAFKNLPENYVLEIRDMDKIISDINEEYENEISQRIKSTK; translated from the coding sequence ATGAATTTAGGTTTAGACAATGCTGTAATATGAATTATTCTAGGGGTCTTTTTAGCCCTTTTAATTGGATTTTTCATTTATTCATTTATTAAAGAAAAAATTCAAAGAAAAAAAATTAAAGAAGCTGCTGAGCTTTTAAAAAATGAAGGTGAAGTTTTTCACCGTGAAATTGTTATTAAAGTAAATCAACTCATTAGATTAAACCAAGAACAACTTGATAATTTTGAAGTAAGTATTGGTAAATACAAAATGAGTGATATCACTTTAAGCGCACATAATATCTTAAAAAATTATGCTGCTAGCGATTCATTTAAAACATACATCACAAATGAACCAAAATATAAAGATTTCTTAATTAATTATGTAGCTTTAAAAGACAACAAATCAAATCTTTGAGCAAACAAGCAAGCAAATGAAATTAAATATTTCGAAAAAGCTTTCAAAAACTTACCAGAAAATTATGTTTTAGAAATAAGAGATATGGATAAAATTATTAGCGATATTAACGAGGAGTATGAAAATGAGATTTCTCAAAGAATTAAATCTACCAAATAA
- the greA gene encoding transcription elongation factor GreA, protein MENVEKIYLSQETLKKYKDEYEHLINVERPEVQAALKEARAQGDLSENAEYDAARERQGIVEGRISELEKIIDNAVIIENAESAYVGIGCEVTFTIVEGEDSGQSKTVIIMGSHDSNPFEGKISNVSPLASAMMGHQVGDVLEVEAPIKYTIRIDSFKQN, encoded by the coding sequence ATGGAAAATGTAGAAAAAATTTATTTATCCCAAGAAACATTAAAAAAATATAAAGACGAATACGAGCACCTTATTAACGTTGAACGTCCAGAAGTGCAAGCAGCTCTTAAAGAAGCTCGTGCTCAAGGTGACCTTTCAGAAAACGCTGAATATGATGCAGCAAGAGAAAGACAAGGTATTGTTGAAGGTAGAATTTCAGAACTTGAAAAAATTATTGATAATGCTGTAATTATTGAAAATGCAGAATCTGCATATGTTGGAATTGGTTGTGAAGTTACTTTCACAATTGTTGAAGGTGAAGATTCAGGACAAAGCAAAACTGTTATTATCATGGGTTCACACGATTCAAATCCATTTGAAGGAAAAATTTCTAACGTAAGCCCACTTGCAAGCGCAATGATGGGACACCAAGTAGGTGATGTTCTTGAAGTTGAAGCACCTATTAAATACACAATTAGAATTGATTCATTTAAACAAAACTAA
- a CDS encoding glycosyltransferase has protein sequence MTISLISLDNTNEKTVDTFLKSLQSQDNQDFEVIICLNKKTEAKKIFKVLQSYKSFFGTRLVVIYNSKINNFQHNLISAFRVIKGDYFTVLNSTTNLKRYHISTLIKAVKEQSADVIEFKPRIIGSIKWKPAKRLEAEKEMKIANNQQILAYTFPMIFNKVFKTSLAKKLMKYKVENKNDTKFCLEVMYMLMFEAKKYIYLDYRIFKENLGSDVWLVSNHFLRTFNLLISYLKNSNIKLTQELTYAKYYFLKLILSGILSGTTFAYKNIWSEKNEISEKRSQLLIDKHFKLIQELESNNEFQVFTASNLYMNVVNNEVKALKNNWKNKQSKILSSLE, from the coding sequence ATGACCATTTCGTTAATCTCGCTTGATAATACAAACGAAAAAACAGTTGATACATTTTTAAAATCATTGCAGAGCCAGGATAACCAAGATTTTGAAGTAATTATTTGCTTAAATAAAAAAACTGAAGCTAAAAAAATCTTTAAGGTGCTCCAGAGCTACAAAAGCTTTTTTGGAACAAGGCTTGTGGTAATTTACAATTCAAAAATTAACAACTTCCAGCATAATTTAATTAGTGCTTTCCGTGTCATTAAAGGTGATTATTTCACTGTTTTAAATTCAACAACTAACTTGAAAAGATATCACATAAGCACCTTAATTAAAGCAGTTAAAGAACAATCAGCTGATGTTATTGAATTCAAGCCAAGAATCATTGGTTCAATTAAATGAAAACCAGCCAAAAGACTTGAAGCAGAGAAAGAAATGAAAATTGCTAATAACCAACAAATTCTTGCCTATACATTCCCGATGATATTTAACAAAGTATTTAAAACAAGCCTTGCTAAAAAATTAATGAAGTACAAAGTTGAAAATAAAAATGATACTAAGTTTTGTCTTGAAGTTATGTATATGTTAATGTTCGAAGCTAAAAAATACATTTATTTAGATTATCGTATCTTTAAGGAAAACTTAGGTTCTGATGTATGACTTGTGTCAAATCACTTTTTAAGAACCTTCAACCTTTTAATTTCATATCTTAAAAATAGCAACATTAAATTAACTCAAGAATTAACATATGCTAAGTATTACTTTTTAAAATTAATTCTTTCAGGGATTTTATCAGGAACAACTTTTGCCTATAAAAACATTTGATCAGAGAAAAATGAAATCTCTGAAAAAAGAAGTCAACTTTTAATTGATAAGCACTTTAAATTAATCCAGGAACTTGAATCAAATAATGAATTCCAGGTTTTTACAGCTTCGAATTTATATATGAACGTTGTTAATAACGAAGTTAAAGCACTTAAAAACAATTGAAAAAATAAACAAAGCAAAATATTAAGTTCATTAGAATAA
- a CDS encoding diadenylate cyclase encodes MHQTIITLLIFVVILLVALLSITLYPYITNFITNKFTKSKYDKLGRSSQIRLINQLRETVENLSRRRVGALITIENNDNIDNLRTDGIVLNANISSALLIAIFNKNSPLHDGAVVIRDNKIYYAATFYKITRKSLKNSYGSRHRAAFGISEQCDATTIVVSEETGKVILIRGDLHTEVKIEEFQEELIKYLKD; translated from the coding sequence ATGCATCAAACTATTATTACATTATTAATTTTTGTGGTTATCCTTTTAGTTGCATTGCTTTCAATCACTTTATATCCATACATAACCAATTTCATCACCAATAAATTTACTAAATCTAAATACGATAAATTAGGTAGAAGTAGTCAGATTCGTCTTATTAACCAACTAAGAGAAACTGTTGAAAACCTTTCAAGAAGAAGAGTAGGTGCTTTAATTACCATTGAAAACAATGATAATATTGACAACCTTAGAACTGATGGGATCGTTTTAAATGCCAATATTTCAAGCGCTCTTTTAATTGCTATTTTTAATAAAAACTCTCCGCTTCATGATGGAGCTGTAGTAATTCGTGATAACAAAATTTATTACGCAGCTACTTTTTACAAAATCACACGTAAGAGTTTAAAAAATAGCTATGGTTCAAGACACCGTGCTGCATTTGGAATTTCAGAGCAATGTGACGCAACTACAATCGTTGTTTCTGAAGAAACCGGAAAAGTAATTTTAATTAGGGGTGATTTACACACTGAAGTAAAAATCGAAGAATTCCAAGAAGAACTTATAAAATACCTTAAGGATTAA
- the hpt gene encoding hypoxanthine phosphoribosyltransferase gives MQSKHPWVEKVLYDQSFIESKIKECAKWVNETYKDSKDLILVGLLKGSVPFLAQLIKDIDVDHVLDFMIASSYSGSHASSGSVKIIMDLDNDIENKDVLIIEDIIDSGITLDKIKKMLLERHPKSLRILTLMDKPYNRKVDLKADKFGFEVENAFLVGFGLDYQEKLRNLNYIGVMDKKFIK, from the coding sequence GTGCAAAGTAAACACCCTTGAGTTGAAAAAGTTTTATATGACCAAAGTTTTATTGAAAGCAAAATCAAAGAATGTGCAAAGTGAGTAAATGAAACTTATAAAGATAGTAAAGATCTTATTTTAGTTGGGCTTTTAAAAGGATCTGTCCCATTTTTAGCTCAGTTAATAAAAGACATTGATGTAGATCATGTGCTTGATTTTATGATTGCAAGCAGCTATAGCGGTTCACATGCTTCTAGCGGTAGTGTTAAAATTATTATGGACTTAGACAATGATATTGAAAATAAAGATGTGTTAATTATTGAGGATATCATTGATAGCGGAATTACGCTTGATAAAATCAAAAAAATGCTTTTAGAAAGACATCCAAAATCGCTTAGAATCCTTACTTTAATGGATAAACCATATAACCGTAAGGTGGATTTAAAAGCTGATAAATTTGGTTTTGAAGTAGAAAATGCTTTCTTAGTTGGGTTTGGACTTGATTACCAAGAAAAACTTAGAAACCTTAACTACATCGGTGTAATGGACAAAAAGTTTATCAAATAA
- a CDS encoding bis(5'-nucleosyl)-tetraphosphatase → MKKYDEKSCGAIIFKKFQKQWKVLLIKQINKDWGFPKGHMEAGENELETAIREVKEEVSLIGIDIDTKYQYSNSYILPSGKSKIVVYFLANYNGNSEPKYLKSELLKAKFVPISRAMCLISKKSVSDILKLAWSDFKVKNRLK, encoded by the coding sequence ATGAAAAAATACGATGAAAAATCTTGCGGTGCAATTATTTTTAAAAAGTTTCAAAAGCAATGAAAAGTTCTTTTAATTAAGCAAATTAATAAAGATTGAGGTTTCCCTAAAGGTCATATGGAAGCTGGTGAAAATGAGTTAGAAACTGCAATTAGAGAAGTGAAAGAAGAAGTCTCACTTATAGGTATTGATATTGATACAAAATATCAATATTCAAATAGCTACATTTTGCCAAGTGGTAAAAGCAAAATTGTAGTTTATTTTTTAGCAAACTACAACGGAAATAGCGAACCAAAATATTTAAAAAGTGAACTTTTAAAAGCTAAATTTGTACCTATTTCACGCGCTATGTGCTTAATTAGTAAAAAGTCTGTTAGTGACATTTTAAAGCTTGCTTGAAGTGATTTTAAGGTAAAAAATAGACTAAAATAA